Proteins encoded together in one bacterium window:
- a CDS encoding CapA family protein, with protein MQLNSNYAKVGVDTFDFTGVYREVKQYLSAADLTVGNLETVVACKNKGYSGYPYFNAPDDFNISFSYAGFDFLITANNYALDQGWEGVKRTIEVMNEYKIHSTGTFYPRKTEIRLKILK; from the coding sequence ATTCAACTCAATTCTAATTATGCAAAGGTCGGAGTCGATACTTTCGATTTCACAGGTGTTTACAGAGAAGTTAAACAATATCTTTCCGCCGCAGACTTAACAGTCGGAAATCTTGAAACAGTAGTAGCTTGCAAAAATAAAGGCTACAGTGGTTATCCATATTTTAACGCACCTGATGATTTTAACATAAGTTTCAGTTATGCAGGATTTGATTTTCTCATTACTGCAAATAACTATGCACTGGATCAGGGCTGGGAAGGAGTTAAAAGAACTATTGAGGTAATGAATGAATATAAAATTCATTCAACCGGAACTTTTTATCCAAGGAAGACAGAGATTCGATTAAAAATTTTAAAATAA
- a CDS encoding CapA family protein encodes MNPKRYYKSRKGSGYSCCSLALWSEYKHREPSDYQKDIVKKIISFGADIIIGGHPHVIQPVDIFKTESKIDSGFAAYSMGNFISNQRWRYSDAGVIIKLEISKNIFTDSIYISEVNYLPTWVFRGQTEKGREYIILPSQNSR; translated from the coding sequence ATTAATCCGAAACGATATTACAAAAGCAGAAAAGGGAGTGGATATAGTTGTTGTTCACTTGCATTATGGTCCGAATACAAACATAGAGAACCAAGTGATTACCAAAAAGATATTGTGAAGAAAATTATTTCATTTGGAGCTGATATAATTATTGGCGGACATCCGCACGTAATTCAACCGGTAGATATTTTTAAAACTGAAAGTAAAATTGATTCAGGATTTGCTGCTTATTCTATGGGAAATTTTATTTCAAATCAAAGGTGGCGTTATTCTGATGCGGGTGTTATCATAAAACTGGAAATATCAAAAAACATATTTACAGATTCCATCTATATTAGTGAAGTTAATTATCTGCCAACGTGGGTATTCAGAGGTCAAACAGAAAAAGGAAGAGAATATATTATTTTACCATCTCAGAATTCTAGATGA